The following are encoded in a window of Strix aluco isolate bStrAlu1 chromosome 15, bStrAlu1.hap1, whole genome shotgun sequence genomic DNA:
- the TNFRSF17 gene encoding tumor necrosis factor receptor superfamily member 17, whose protein sequence is MAHCPQNEYFDNLLLSCKPCHLRCSSTPPPSCENYCDKSTDSSGVLWICLGLGVILMLTLFTLMVFKWKHLKQLKEKLKNTDSSVELNNILKANTESSVNTEEIRYSLQSETLMYSVEECTCSDCGLVKPQTGCETSFPLPATEEGATVLVTTKSFDYCNYILGAG, encoded by the exons ATGGCACACTGCCCCCAAAATGAATACTTTGATAATTTGCTGCTGTCTTGTAAGCCTTGTCATCTTCGATGTTCTAGTACACCGCCACCTTCATGTGAAAACTACTGTGATAAGA GTACTGATTCAAGTGGAGTTCTTTGGATTTGTTTGGGCTTAGGAGTAATTTTAATGCTCACTCTGTTCACCCTAATGGTCTTTAAATGGAAGCACCTAAAGCaactaaaagaaaaactgaaaaatacag ACTCTTCTGTGGAGCTGAATAATATTCTCAAGGCTAATACTGAAAGCAGTGTGAATACAGAAGAAATTAGATACTCACTTCAAAGTGAAACATTAATGTATTCAGTGGAAGAATGCACTTGCAGTGACTGTGGCTTGGTAAAACCTCAGACTGGCTGTGAAACTTCATTTCCATTACCAGCTACAGAAGAAGGAGCTACAGTTCTAGTTACCACAAAATCTTTTGATTATTGCAACTATATTCTGGGTGCTGGGTGA